One Betta splendens chromosome 8, fBetSpl5.4, whole genome shotgun sequence DNA segment encodes these proteins:
- the tmem100a gene encoding transmembrane protein 100 → MPEEANKDAMRAPATPDKTNGSERPAVAMTTVNVPLVNEVQLAAATGGAELSCYRCIIPFGVVVLIAGVVVTAVAYSFNSHGSTISYLGLVLLSAGVVLLASSAVCWRVRLERKKERRRESQTALVAHQRTVFS, encoded by the coding sequence aTGCCAGAAGAAGCTAATAAGGACGCCATGCGGGCGCCGGCCACTCCGGACAAGACAAACGGCAGCGAGCGTCCGGCTGTCGCCATGACGACGGTGAACGTCCCCCTGGTCAACGAGGTCCAGCTGGCGGCGGCCACGGGCGGCGCCGAGCTGTCCTGCTACCGCTGCATCATCCCCTTCGGCGTGGTGGTGCTCATCGCCGGCGTGGTGGTCACCGCCGTGGCGTACAGCTTCAACTCGCACGGATCCACCATCTCCTACCTGGGCCTGGTGCTCCTGTCGGCCGGCGTGGTGCTGCTGGCCTCCAGCGCGGTCTGCTGGAGGGTGAGgctggagaggaagaaggagagacGGCGGGAGAGCCAAACGGCGCTGGTCGCACACCAAAGGACTGTTTTCTCCTGA